One region of Limnospira fusiformis SAG 85.79 genomic DNA includes:
- the cobN gene encoding cobaltochelatase subunit CobN, with protein sequence MHRIAAIPGGWNPDTEGVIFIEQTAAPIIVLTAADTEIQTLAAAIAELPSDFPNLRVTNLLNLQQQLTIDTYAEEVLSQAKVVVLRLLGGRSYWSYGLEVLAEIAETKGVELIILPGDDGGDPDLITQSTVPLTVANRVWQYFSEGGVENTIAALQYISDRYLATNYNPPPPVAIPRVGRYPWRALSPVSNYREVGILFYRAHYLSGNTAPIDSLCQALAARQLNPVPLFVSSLRDPEIQQEAIAYLTKARLLINTTSFSISSLDNSDLPSAPLFSLDIPTLQAILSGISEQRWQSSPLGLPPRDVAMNIALPEVDGRIITRPISFKTVKNSDTRLETDIVHYQPKSDRIEFVADLAANWVKLSETPTHQRRIALILANYPTRNGRLANGVGLDTPASCVEILQALKLAGYTVSDFPLTGDDLIQELTRGVTNDPEGRDFREVKQFLKWQDYLTYFNTLPAVVQGGIKERWGVHFFENPPEILPIAGVQFGNVFVGIQPSRGYDIDPSLNYHAPDLEPTPEYLAFYEWLRNHFEAHAVVHVGKHGNLEWLPGKGVGLSEECYPEIALGPLPNFYPFIVNDPGEGSQAKRRSQAVILDHLTPPMTRAQLYGPLQQLEGLIDEYYEAQVLDPSRLKTISDRIVELIRKEKLDRDLGISDGEMVSELFGTIDGYLCELKESQIRDGLHILGRCPEGRQLRDLIIAIARHPSQNRWGLTRAIAQDWGWELDPLTANPGDLWEVEGDQKNSEICRTVGDAIALIEDQAAILIDQLISQNSQEFPGELTRQELVWIENILLPNLKKCDREIQNLLRGLDGCYIPSGSSGAPTRGRPDVLPTGRNFYAVDIRAIPTETAWRVGQLAAEALVEKYTQDHGEYPQTLGLSVWGTSTMRTGGDDIAQALALLGVQPVWEGASRRVVDFEILPISILGRPRVDVTLRISGLFRDAFPNLIDLFDRAVEMVSQLSETPSENPIAATVYQETTAGVEEGLTEDEAKMRSRLRVFGSKPGAYGAGLQGLIESQNWTDDSDLARAYLNWSSYAYTGGQGISAPQAFANRLQQMQVVLHNQDNREHDILDSDDYYQFQGGMTAAVRVLRGENPDTYFGDNSLPENPKVRQLREEIARVYRSRVVNPKWIAGAMRHGYRGAFEMAATVDFLFAYDATAQCVDDFMYGGIAEAYILDAQVQNFVREKNPWALRDMGERLLEAHQRGLWSSVDRDLLDRLRNVVLEAEAAIEMAE encoded by the coding sequence CGGCGACCCGGATTTAATTACTCAGTCTACGGTTCCCCTAACTGTAGCTAACCGAGTTTGGCAATATTTTAGTGAGGGAGGGGTAGAAAATACGATCGCAGCTTTGCAATATATAAGCGATCGCTATTTAGCCACTAATTACAACCCGCCGCCACCTGTAGCCATTCCCAGGGTCGGTCGTTATCCGTGGCGCGCGCTGTCCCCGGTCTCTAACTATCGGGAAGTGGGAATATTATTCTATCGCGCCCATTATCTATCAGGAAATACTGCCCCCATTGATAGCCTTTGTCAAGCCTTGGCGGCTCGTCAACTTAACCCGGTTCCCCTGTTTGTTTCATCCTTGCGAGATCCAGAAATCCAACAGGAGGCGATCGCCTATTTAACCAAAGCCAGACTCTTAATAAATACCACAAGTTTCTCGATTTCATCCCTGGATAATTCCGACCTACCCAGCGCCCCTCTGTTTTCTTTAGATATCCCCACATTACAAGCCATTCTGAGTGGTATTAGCGAACAGAGATGGCAATCAAGTCCCCTCGGATTACCTCCCCGTGATGTGGCGATGAATATCGCTTTACCAGAAGTAGACGGCCGCATTATTACCCGCCCAATTTCCTTTAAAACTGTCAAAAATAGCGATACCAGACTAGAAACAGATATTGTTCATTATCAACCCAAAAGCGATCGCATAGAATTTGTAGCCGACCTCGCCGCCAACTGGGTCAAACTCTCAGAAACCCCCACCCACCAAAGGCGCATCGCCCTAATTTTAGCCAACTATCCCACCCGTAACGGTCGCCTCGCCAATGGTGTCGGACTAGATACCCCCGCCAGTTGTGTAGAAATTCTCCAGGCTTTAAAATTAGCCGGATATACCGTCAGCGATTTTCCCCTTACCGGAGATGATCTGATTCAGGAACTGACCAGGGGAGTGACTAACGACCCAGAAGGGCGAGATTTTCGGGAAGTTAAGCAGTTTTTAAAATGGCAAGACTACCTGACTTATTTTAACACTTTACCCGCCGTTGTGCAAGGGGGAATTAAAGAACGTTGGGGGGTGCATTTTTTTGAGAATCCGCCGGAGATATTACCGATTGCTGGGGTACAATTTGGCAATGTTTTTGTGGGGATTCAACCATCACGAGGTTATGATATTGATCCGAGTCTGAATTATCACGCGCCGGACTTGGAACCGACCCCAGAATATTTGGCTTTTTATGAGTGGCTAAGAAACCACTTTGAGGCTCATGCGGTGGTTCATGTAGGGAAACATGGTAACTTAGAATGGCTACCGGGTAAAGGGGTAGGACTGTCGGAGGAATGTTACCCAGAAATCGCCCTGGGACCTTTACCGAATTTCTATCCGTTTATTGTTAATGACCCTGGGGAAGGTTCCCAAGCGAAACGCCGATCGCAGGCGGTAATTTTAGACCATTTAACCCCGCCAATGACTAGGGCTCAATTATATGGACCTTTGCAACAATTAGAAGGGTTAATTGACGAGTATTATGAGGCTCAAGTATTAGATCCATCTCGGTTAAAAACTATCAGCGATCGCATTGTGGAGTTAATCCGCAAGGAAAAGTTAGACCGGGATTTGGGCATCTCTGACGGGGAAATGGTGTCGGAATTATTTGGCACAATTGACGGTTATTTATGTGAACTAAAAGAAAGTCAAATCCGCGACGGTTTACATATTTTGGGGCGCTGTCCAGAAGGGAGACAATTGCGGGATTTAATCATAGCCATAGCCCGTCATCCCAGCCAAAATCGATGGGGTTTAACCAGGGCGATCGCTCAAGATTGGGGTTGGGAATTAGACCCATTAACAGCTAATCCGGGGGATTTATGGGAGGTGGAAGGCGACCAGAAAAACAGTGAAATCTGTAGGACAGTCGGGGATGCGATCGCCTTAATCGAAGACCAAGCCGCGATTTTAATCGACCAATTAATCAGCCAAAATAGTCAGGAATTCCCAGGGGAATTGACCCGCCAAGAATTAGTTTGGATCGAAAATATCCTCCTCCCCAATCTGAAAAAATGCGATCGTGAAATTCAGAACCTATTAAGGGGACTTGACGGCTGCTATATTCCCAGTGGATCATCCGGTGCGCCGACTCGTGGACGACCTGATGTTCTCCCCACCGGACGGAATTTCTACGCGGTCGATATTCGCGCCATTCCCACAGAAACCGCTTGGCGGGTCGGTCAGTTAGCAGCCGAAGCCTTGGTAGAAAAATACACCCAGGATCATGGAGAATATCCCCAAACTCTAGGGCTATCTGTGTGGGGAACTTCCACCATGCGGACGGGGGGAGATGATATCGCCCAGGCTTTAGCCTTGTTAGGGGTACAACCAGTCTGGGAGGGTGCGTCCCGGCGAGTGGTGGATTTTGAAATTTTGCCGATTTCCATATTGGGACGACCCAGGGTTGATGTCACCTTACGCATTTCTGGGTTATTTAGAGATGCTTTCCCCAATTTAATCGATTTATTCGATCGCGCTGTCGAGATGGTTTCTCAGTTATCAGAAACCCCCTCAGAAAACCCGATCGCCGCCACGGTCTATCAGGAAACTACCGCTGGGGTGGAGGAAGGTTTGACGGAAGATGAAGCTAAAATGCGATCGCGTTTGCGGGTATTTGGGTCAAAACCGGGAGCCTATGGTGCTGGGTTACAAGGATTAATTGAATCCCAAAATTGGACCGATGACAGCGACCTGGCGCGCGCTTATTTGAATTGGAGTAGTTATGCTTATACTGGCGGTCAGGGAATTTCTGCCCCCCAAGCCTTTGCTAACCGTCTCCAACAAATGCAGGTGGTTTTACACAATCAGGATAATCGAGAACATGATATTTTGGACTCCGATGATTATTATCAATTTCAGGGAGGGATGACGGCCGCGGTGCGGGTTCTCCGAGGCGAAAATCCCGATACTTATTTTGGTGATAATTCTCTCCCAGAAAATCCCAAAGTCCGACAGTTGCGGGAGGAAATCGCCAGGGTATATAGGTCGCGGGTGGTGAATCCTAAATGGATTGCTGGGGCGATGCGACACGGTTATCGGGGGGCTTTTGAAATGGCGGCTACAGTAGATTTTTTATTCGCTTATGATGCTACCGCCCAATGTGTTGATGATTTTATGTATGGGGGGATAGCTGAGGCTTATATATTAGATGCACAAGTCCAAAATTTTGTCCGCGAAAAGAATCCTTGGGCGTTGCGGGATATGGGGGAAAGGTTACTAGAAGCACACCAGCGAGGGTTATGGTCTTCCGTAGACAGAGATTTATTAGATAGACTACGCAACGTGGTTTTAGAGGCGGAAGCTGCGATCGAAATGGCAGAATAA
- a CDS encoding mechanosensitive ion channel, whose product MIETSCIIPNPLGIGIGNLSHLSLAQEGSSPNPVDDLMNFHMGDILADIPVADLVTAILILLFGYLLARFAGSLVKKLLKKTDIDNKLVSWISGSTEGGEDFPVEKWAGTLVFWVIFIFAIIGFFDRLQLTSVSAPLTTLLNEITRYIPRILGAAGLLGVAWVLATICRTLMIRFLDMFRLDERLNQQVPHGANESHFSLSHTLGNAIYWFIFLLFLPMILSTLELAGLLSPVQTMVNQILSSLPNILKALVIAAGGWLLAQIVSRIVTNLLAAVGFDRLSNQLGLERAMGTTSLSSVLGTIVYVVLMIPIAISALQALQINAISDPAISMLNQIFNVIPQVFIAGVILVLAYMFGVIVRDLVTNLLTNLGFNNIFVWLGIESKASPVSTPTQTTEEDEVIDDKPVTSATKQTPSEIVGVIALVGVMFFAVVTATDILGLTALTLIVEQLLIIAGRVLLGVIIFGIGLYLANLAHNLISSSGTSSAKLLAQAARIAVIIFVGAMALQQMGIASDIVNLAFGLLLGAIAVAIAIAFGLGGRDVASEQIREIISRLKQ is encoded by the coding sequence ATGATTGAAACTTCGTGTATAATTCCCAATCCCTTGGGGATAGGAATAGGGAACCTATCCCATTTAAGTTTAGCTCAAGAGGGTTCATCACCGAATCCCGTTGATGACTTGATGAATTTTCACATGGGGGATATATTGGCGGATATACCCGTGGCGGATTTGGTGACAGCCATTTTAATCCTGTTATTTGGCTACCTACTTGCTCGGTTTGCGGGTTCATTGGTCAAAAAGCTACTCAAAAAGACCGATATAGATAATAAACTGGTCAGTTGGATTTCTGGGTCTACGGAAGGCGGTGAGGACTTTCCCGTAGAAAAATGGGCAGGGACCCTAGTTTTCTGGGTTATCTTTATTTTTGCGATTATTGGTTTCTTTGACCGACTCCAGTTAACTTCTGTTTCCGCTCCCCTGACTACCCTGTTGAATGAAATCACCCGCTACATACCTAGGATATTAGGAGCAGCCGGATTGTTAGGGGTGGCCTGGGTATTGGCTACCATTTGCCGAACCTTGATGATTAGGTTCTTGGATATGTTCAGGCTGGATGAGCGACTCAACCAGCAGGTTCCCCATGGGGCAAACGAGAGCCATTTTTCTCTGAGTCACACCTTGGGAAATGCCATTTATTGGTTTATTTTCCTGCTGTTTCTGCCCATGATTCTTAGCACTTTGGAGTTAGCTGGGTTGCTATCTCCGGTGCAGACGATGGTCAATCAAATCCTGTCGAGTCTACCCAATATCCTGAAAGCCTTAGTTATTGCGGCAGGTGGTTGGCTTTTGGCTCAAATCGTCAGTCGCATTGTTACCAATTTATTGGCTGCTGTTGGTTTTGATCGTCTCAGCAATCAGTTGGGATTAGAAAGGGCGATGGGGACTACATCCCTATCTTCTGTGCTAGGCACAATTGTTTATGTTGTGCTGATGATTCCTATTGCCATCTCAGCCCTGCAAGCGCTCCAGATTAATGCGATTTCTGACCCAGCGATTTCGATGCTGAATCAGATCTTTAATGTCATTCCCCAAGTTTTCATTGCGGGTGTGATATTGGTGTTGGCTTATATGTTTGGGGTGATTGTCCGAGATTTGGTGACTAACCTGCTAACCAATCTGGGTTTTAACAATATCTTTGTTTGGTTGGGAATTGAATCTAAGGCTAGTCCGGTTTCTACCCCAACTCAGACCACAGAAGAGGATGAGGTGATAGATGATAAGCCTGTGACCAGTGCCACGAAGCAAACACCTTCGGAAATCGTGGGTGTGATTGCTTTGGTAGGTGTGATGTTCTTTGCGGTAGTGACGGCTACGGACATTTTGGGCTTAACTGCTTTAACTTTGATTGTTGAGCAGTTGTTAATCATTGCTGGCCGAGTGCTATTGGGTGTGATCATTTTTGGAATTGGTTTATACTTGGCTAACTTGGCTCATAATTTGATATCGAGTTCCGGCACTTCTTCGGCTAAATTGCTGGCTCAGGCTGCCCGCATTGCTGTTATTATCTTTGTGGGTGCTATGGCACTTCAGCAAATGGGAATTGCTAGTGATATTGTGAATTTGGCTTTTGGCTTGCTACTGGGTGCGATCGCTGTTGCTATTGCGATCGCCTTTGGTTTGGGAGGTCGCGATGTAGCATCGGAGCAAATTCGTGAGATCATCTCTCGCTTAAAACAGTAA
- a CDS encoding SRPBCC family protein, with protein MSSRQVFEQSIHIKAIATTVERCITDRHLMRRWLNPALRCDPVGDWDTDVGGRSRFVIQIPIIQPTLESIVLEREPGLIVWGFDGFFQGCDRWECQPQSQGTYLLNRFEFEINNPLIAFGFNRFAAPWTKADMEAQLRRLKRVAEEQQNL; from the coding sequence ATGTCATCTCGTCAAGTATTTGAACAGTCTATTCACATTAAAGCGATCGCCACTACGGTTGAACGCTGTATTACCGATCGCCATTTGATGCGTCGTTGGTTAAATCCCGCCCTCCGTTGTGACCCAGTGGGCGATTGGGATACTGATGTAGGGGGACGTTCCCGCTTTGTTATTCAAATTCCCATTATTCAACCTACCTTAGAGAGTATTGTCCTGGAAAGAGAACCGGGGCTAATTGTCTGGGGATTTGATGGATTTTTCCAAGGATGCGATCGCTGGGAATGTCAACCCCAATCCCAGGGAACTTACTTATTAAATCGCTTTGAATTTGAGATTAATAACCCCTTAATTGCCTTTGGTTTTAATCGGTTCGCCGCCCCTTGGACTAAGGCGGACATGGAAGCTCAATTGCGACGGTTGAAGCGAGTAGCAGAAGAACAGCAAAACCTATAG